A window of the Leptospira bourretii genome harbors these coding sequences:
- a CDS encoding NADH-quinone oxidoreductase subunit J family protein, which yields MDEIIYMNIESSPSFLLFIFFGTVTVVTALSVIFQKNPVVSAVSLVFTFFALAGIYGILGALFIATMQVLVYAGAIMVLIVFVLMLLSQRAETLSRYRKHPIRLVLLSVFALGFFFLLYSALTTGVPHSDQKGKGYELSEYSFPIQGTGTINAKGNVATVGASTYLDYLLPFEMISILLLVAVLGAVILAKKRLTEVEQTKDNVL from the coding sequence ATGGATGAAATTATTTATATGAACATAGAATCTTCTCCTTCTTTTTTATTATTTATTTTTTTTGGAACAGTGACTGTGGTGACTGCCCTTAGTGTCATCTTCCAAAAAAATCCTGTGGTTTCGGCAGTATCTCTTGTTTTTACATTCTTTGCACTCGCAGGAATCTATGGAATTTTGGGGGCTTTGTTTATCGCCACCATGCAGGTGTTAGTATACGCCGGAGCCATTATGGTTCTCATTGTTTTTGTTTTGATGTTACTTTCTCAAAGAGCAGAAACTTTGTCTCGGTATAGAAAACATCCAATCCGTTTGGTTTTACTTTCCGTGTTTGCTTTAGGTTTTTTCTTTTTGTTGTATAGTGCACTCACAACTGGAGTTCCTCATTCAGACCAAAAAGGAAAAGGATATGAACTTTCCGAGTATTCCTTTCCCATCCAAGGGACAGGGACAATCAATGCAAAAGGGAATGTGGCCACTGTCGGTGCTTCGACTTATTTGGACTATTTACTTCCTTTTGAAATGATCTCTATCTTACTTCTCGTGGCAGTTCTCGGGGCAGTGATCCTTGCCAAAAAAAGACTCACGGAAGTAGAACAAACCAAGGACAACGTTTTATGA
- the nuoK gene encoding NADH-quinone oxidoreductase subunit NuoK encodes MNQFINDIPVSYILGLAGILFSIGVLGVLIRRNIVIIFMSVELILNSVNLVFVTFSKALSHISGETIVFFVMAIAAAEAAVGLALVIAIFRHKKSTNVDELQSMRW; translated from the coding sequence ATGAACCAATTCATTAATGACATTCCTGTTTCCTACATATTAGGCCTTGCTGGAATTTTATTTTCCATTGGTGTTCTTGGAGTCCTCATCCGAAGAAACATCGTCATCATCTTTATGTCAGTGGAACTCATTTTAAATTCAGTGAATTTAGTTTTTGTTACCTTTTCCAAAGCCCTTTCCCATATCTCCGGGGAAACCATTGTTTTCTTTGTGATGGCAATTGCTGCGGCAGAAGCGGCTGTGGGGCTGGCACTTGTGATTGCCATTTTCAGGCATAAAAAATCCACCAATGTGGATGAACTCCAATCGATGAGATGGTAA
- the nuoL gene encoding NADH-quinone oxidoreductase subunit L — protein sequence MLDLFPLVVLLPLLGFLHNGLLKDRIPHRFAGAIGTLAVFIPFLITLGAFNEFRPMERTAPHLVPVFDWIVVGNFKSSFGYQIDQLSLYMTLIITGIGSLIHLYSMGYMKGNAGYNRFFAYLNLFIFCMLNLVLSDNLVLTFLGWEGVGLSSYLLIGFDYDKSSAAEAGMKAFILNRIGDVGFILGTGFLFWLGGSLQYLQLQTNLSEMSEFANYANIVALFFFVAAMGKSAQIPLYVWLPDAMAGPTPVSALIHAATMVTAGIFLIARLNFVFLLAPETSLFIAIIGAVTALFAATIGTLQNDIKKILAYSTVSQLGFMFLAMGSMSYVAGLFHLMTHAFFKALLFLGAGSVIHALHHEQNIKHMGGLFGKIKITSFTFLLGTLAIAGFFPFSGFFSKDLILEKAYTYGAFGSILWTMGIVAAFFTSFYMFRLVFVVFFGKDNTDSHHKVHESPWTMTLPLVILATGAVVAGFLQTPHFFLHIDALERFFAPVLSKGYELASLQGTLAEHKTLVHDVELSLAGFSVCIATIGLILAFFLYQRKPSPILEEHTGFRKILFHKYYIDEIYDFLFVRPFLFLSRGVAFFFDTKILDRFFLGIGGSFGVIANGLRRLQSGFIGDYALYVVIGTFCILVYLLTRGV from the coding sequence ATGTTAGATTTATTCCCGTTAGTTGTCCTTCTTCCTCTTCTTGGTTTTTTACACAACGGTCTTTTAAAAGATCGGATCCCTCATCGGTTTGCCGGTGCCATTGGGACCTTGGCTGTGTTCATTCCTTTTCTTATCACCTTAGGTGCGTTTAACGAATTTCGGCCAATGGAAAGAACGGCACCACACTTGGTTCCTGTTTTTGACTGGATCGTTGTCGGTAATTTTAAATCTTCTTTTGGTTACCAAATCGACCAACTCTCTCTTTATATGACTCTGATCATCACAGGTATTGGATCTCTCATCCATTTGTACTCGATGGGTTATATGAAAGGGAATGCGGGATATAACCGATTTTTTGCCTATTTGAATTTATTCATATTTTGTATGTTAAACTTGGTATTAAGTGACAACCTAGTGCTTACCTTTCTTGGTTGGGAAGGAGTTGGTTTATCTTCTTATTTACTGATTGGGTTTGACTACGATAAAAGTTCTGCAGCCGAAGCGGGGATGAAAGCATTCATCCTAAACCGAATTGGTGACGTTGGTTTTATTTTAGGCACGGGATTCTTGTTTTGGTTAGGTGGTAGTTTACAATACTTACAACTCCAAACCAATTTAAGTGAGATGAGTGAGTTTGCAAATTATGCAAATATTGTAGCACTTTTTTTCTTTGTTGCAGCTATGGGTAAGTCAGCTCAAATTCCCTTGTATGTTTGGTTGCCTGATGCGATGGCAGGACCCACGCCGGTTTCTGCTCTCATCCATGCGGCGACAATGGTAACGGCGGGGATATTTCTCATTGCTAGACTTAACTTTGTATTTTTACTCGCACCGGAAACTTCTCTTTTCATCGCCATCATTGGGGCAGTGACCGCACTTTTTGCCGCCACCATTGGAACTTTGCAAAACGATATCAAAAAAATTCTAGCTTACTCAACAGTTTCACAACTTGGATTTATGTTTCTTGCCATGGGTAGTATGAGTTATGTGGCAGGACTTTTCCACTTAATGACACATGCCTTTTTTAAAGCCTTATTGTTTCTTGGTGCAGGTTCAGTGATTCACGCCCTCCACCACGAACAAAACATCAAACATATGGGTGGACTTTTCGGAAAAATCAAAATTACATCTTTTACTTTTTTACTGGGAACTCTTGCCATTGCAGGATTTTTTCCTTTCTCTGGATTTTTCTCAAAAGATTTAATTTTAGAAAAGGCCTACACCTACGGTGCGTTTGGTTCTATCCTTTGGACAATGGGCATTGTAGCTGCCTTTTTCACTTCGTTTTATATGTTCCGACTTGTCTTTGTTGTATTCTTTGGAAAAGACAACACGGACTCACATCACAAAGTTCATGAATCTCCTTGGACAATGACCTTGCCACTTGTGATTCTTGCGACAGGTGCCGTGGTTGCCGGTTTTTTACAGACCCCACATTTCTTTTTACATATTGATGCGTTAGAAAGATTTTTTGCTCCTGTATTGTCAAAAGGGTATGAATTGGCTTCTCTTCAGGGAACTTTAGCGGAACACAAGACTCTGGTTCATGACGTAGAACTTTCATTAGCTGGGTTTTCTGTCTGTATTGCCACCATTGGACTAATCCTCGCTTTTTTTCTCTACCAAAGAAAACCAAGTCCGATTTTGGAAGAACATACAGGATTTCGAAAGATCCTTTTTCATAAATACTATATCGATGAAATCTATGATTTTCTATTTGTGAGGCCCTTTCTTTTTTTATCAAGAGGAGTGGCTTTCTTTTTTGATACCAAGATCCTCGATCGATTCTTTTTGGGAATTGGTGGGAGTTTTGGTGTGATTGCCAATGGTTTACGAAGGCTCCAATCAGGATTTATTGGCGATTACGCCTTGTATGTTGTCATTGGTACATTTTGTATTTTAGTGTATCTATTAACGAGGGGGGTGTAA
- a CDS encoding complex I subunit 4 family protein, translating to MPEQILSIIIFLPILSSLLIVFQKRVGAVVVISALSSAFTTILSVGLFFFFDSTKSGLQFVHWIPDWILSGKLSVDYHVGLDGISLLLFALTAFMFFLSSIASWSNIPKKIKEFHICLLVLETAVLGVFAAGNLVLYYVFWELMVLPMVLMIGIWGGEERTKAALKYFLFSMAGSLFMLGGILTLYFKTGKTSIESLSTASLGMYSEPLQWFLFFSFFLAFAIKIPLFPFHTWMPDVHTQAPTVGSVDLAGVLLKIGAYGFIRFCIPFFPEPSLLSQNWVQILAVIGIVYGSMAALVQTDIKRIIAYSSLSHLGFCILGLFSFTNEGVVGGMLQMVSHGVSTGMIFLMIGMIYERAHTRNIAEFGGLAGQMPVFSTFFLIAVLSSVGLPGTNGFVGEFLILMGAIKSNIWLGGIAATGVVLGALYLLWFVKRFLFGVSKTIQAKPYKDLTFREVGILSPLVLFIFWIGIYPKPFLEILQSSSNVYLNSASVQSITERKDIQKDFLGGNVSRQFSDYSSLGKEPLSFEERLGSFQSKYALPTFLSVKENKPNLNENLENLEKSIESDFDLEPIQKEKIGN from the coding sequence GTGCCGGAACAAATTTTATCGATCATTATCTTTTTACCAATTCTATCCTCTTTACTCATTGTATTCCAAAAACGAGTAGGGGCAGTTGTTGTCATCTCGGCACTTTCGTCTGCATTTACAACCATCCTCTCCGTAGGGCTCTTTTTCTTTTTTGATTCCACTAAGTCAGGATTACAATTTGTGCATTGGATTCCTGATTGGATTCTTTCTGGCAAACTCAGTGTTGACTACCATGTAGGTCTTGATGGGATTTCCCTTCTTTTATTTGCCTTAACTGCCTTTATGTTTTTTCTTTCGAGTATTGCCTCTTGGTCCAATATTCCTAAAAAAATCAAAGAGTTCCATATTTGTTTACTTGTTTTGGAAACAGCAGTCCTTGGGGTTTTTGCTGCCGGTAACCTTGTCCTTTATTATGTTTTTTGGGAACTTATGGTATTACCGATGGTTCTGATGATTGGAATTTGGGGTGGGGAAGAAAGAACCAAAGCTGCTTTAAAATACTTTTTATTTTCTATGGCCGGTTCCTTGTTTATGTTAGGTGGTATACTCACCCTTTATTTCAAAACAGGAAAAACATCGATTGAGTCCTTGTCGACAGCAAGTCTTGGAATGTATTCCGAACCCTTGCAATGGTTTTTGTTTTTTAGTTTTTTTCTAGCATTTGCGATCAAAATCCCACTTTTCCCTTTCCATACTTGGATGCCGGATGTCCATACACAGGCGCCTACTGTTGGTTCGGTGGACTTGGCAGGTGTATTACTCAAAATCGGGGCTTATGGTTTCATTCGGTTTTGTATTCCTTTTTTTCCAGAACCAAGTTTACTTTCTCAAAATTGGGTCCAAATCCTTGCTGTCATCGGTATTGTGTACGGTTCAATGGCTGCCCTTGTCCAAACAGATATCAAACGTATCATTGCTTATAGTTCCCTTTCTCATTTGGGATTTTGTATCTTGGGTCTCTTCTCTTTTACAAACGAAGGAGTTGTGGGTGGGATGTTACAAATGGTATCTCATGGTGTATCCACTGGGATGATCTTTCTTATGATCGGGATGATTTATGAAAGAGCTCATACAAGAAACATTGCCGAGTTCGGTGGACTTGCAGGTCAGATGCCTGTGTTTTCTACTTTTTTTCTCATAGCGGTTCTATCTTCTGTGGGTCTTCCGGGAACCAATGGATTTGTGGGTGAGTTTCTCATCCTTATGGGAGCCATCAAATCCAATATTTGGCTCGGTGGCATTGCCGCAACAGGTGTGGTTCTTGGAGCTCTTTATTTACTCTGGTTTGTAAAACGTTTCCTATTTGGTGTGAGTAAAACCATCCAAGCAAAACCATATAAAGATCTAACATTTAGAGAAGTGGGAATTTTATCTCCTTTGGTTCTTTTTATCTTTTGGATTGGAATTTATCCAAAACCATTTTTAGAAATTTTACAATCTTCCTCCAATGTATATTTGAATTCAGCATCCGTACAATCCATAACAGAAAGAAAGGACATTCAAAAAGATTTCCTGGGTGGAAATGTAAGTCGGCAGTTTTCTGATTATTCAAGTTTAGGAAAAGAACCTTTGTCTTTTGAAGAAAGGTTGGGGTCTTTTCAATCGAAGTATGCACTTCCTACTTTTCTTTCTGTGAAAGAAAACAAACCGAATTTGAACGAAAACTTGGAAAATTTAGAAAAGTCCATTGAGTCTGATTTTGACTTGGAACCAATCCAAAAAGAGAAAATAGGAAACTAA
- a CDS encoding NADH-quinone oxidoreductase subunit N — protein MSYTPSSNDLIAISPMLILCGVALLSLVVQFLVPKEDDSKPLWILSVLGILGAMYALYHTTGSPGYGKFFGSQISLSPLTVWLSAIYLIAGLITLLIAPPFLAQHKTLFPEFFPLLLFCLSGMMFLTSGYDFIVIFVGLEILSLALYVMIGMARSSVSSLESAMKYFLLGTFSSGFMLLGIAFLYGGSGTTNLDGALRGLFLKGYESNFSKLGFGLFLVGVSFKAALVPFHSWTPDVYEGAQTPITGFMASAGKASALGLMIVLFNHIPVGEMGDSWKVLMGVIALVSMTWGNIVALKQENLKRMLAYSSISHAGYIVAGIACGAGLEALYYLFSYSLLNLAAFAIISYLEQGKHEVTVNGIAHLSAEHPLTALSLSIIFLAFAGFPPLIGFWTKLFLLQKIAESDLLFNRFLLFGAVANSCVAFYYYMKITIQSYMKQETGAVAGVRDLPNMPTLGFLVFLLSLFFTVGWVFFQPGALL, from the coding sequence ATGTCATATACTCCTTCCTCAAATGATTTAATAGCAATCTCTCCCATGTTGATTTTATGTGGAGTGGCTTTACTTTCTCTGGTTGTTCAGTTTCTTGTTCCGAAAGAGGATGATTCCAAACCACTATGGATACTTTCGGTTCTAGGAATTCTTGGCGCTATGTATGCTCTGTATCATACAACAGGATCTCCTGGGTATGGCAAATTTTTTGGATCACAGATCTCCCTAAGTCCCCTTACGGTTTGGCTGAGTGCAATTTATTTGATTGCGGGTCTTATCACTTTACTCATTGCTCCACCATTTCTTGCACAACACAAAACATTGTTTCCTGAGTTTTTTCCCCTTCTTCTTTTTTGTTTGTCAGGGATGATGTTTCTTACTTCTGGATATGATTTTATTGTCATCTTTGTTGGATTAGAAATCCTTTCCCTTGCTCTCTATGTGATGATCGGAATGGCTCGTTCTTCTGTGTCTTCTTTAGAAAGTGCCATGAAATACTTTTTACTCGGAACCTTTAGTTCTGGGTTTATGTTACTAGGAATTGCTTTTTTATATGGTGGTTCAGGAACCACAAACCTAGACGGAGCACTGCGTGGGTTGTTTCTAAAAGGATATGAATCCAATTTTTCAAAGTTAGGATTTGGACTTTTTTTGGTGGGAGTGTCTTTTAAAGCGGCTCTTGTTCCATTTCATTCCTGGACACCTGATGTGTATGAAGGTGCACAAACACCCATAACTGGTTTTATGGCAAGTGCGGGAAAGGCATCGGCACTTGGGCTAATGATTGTATTATTCAATCATATCCCTGTAGGGGAGATGGGAGATTCATGGAAGGTTTTAATGGGAGTGATTGCCCTTGTTTCCATGACTTGGGGAAATATTGTAGCTCTCAAACAAGAGAATCTCAAACGAATGTTAGCTTACTCTTCAATTTCTCATGCTGGATATATTGTGGCAGGGATTGCTTGTGGGGCGGGCCTCGAAGCCTTGTATTATCTATTTTCTTATTCTTTATTAAATTTAGCTGCTTTTGCCATCATTTCCTATTTGGAACAAGGCAAACATGAAGTGACCGTCAATGGGATTGCCCATTTGAGCGCAGAACATCCGTTAACAGCTCTTTCTCTTTCCATTATCTTTTTAGCATTTGCTGGCTTTCCGCCCCTCATTGGATTTTGGACCAAACTTTTCCTTTTGCAAAAAATTGCAGAATCGGATTTATTATTCAATCGTTTCCTTCTTTTTGGGGCAGTGGCAAACTCTTGTGTGGCCTTCTACTACTACATGAAAATCACCATCCAATCCTATATGAAACAAGAGACGGGAGCTGTGGCAGGTGTTCGTGACCTTCCGAATATGCCAACCCTAGGATTTTTGGTATTTCTTTTGAGTTTGTTTTTTACAGTGGGTTGGGTCTTTTTCCAACCAGGCGCACTGTTATAG
- a CDS encoding cupin domain-containing protein produces the protein MATILRKTETLKDPVAMKDFLGAKGLVYEFYKTPETLDLILAQKGLNDAEKAEVLSGLEYRFDQLKKEHGYKANDLVVLHDEVPGIQDMLAKFDKLHIHTDEEVRYIIDGSGIFGFIIDGERFEVHVSKGDFISIPANTNHWFTLDKNLRIKAVRYFKDNSGWTPVYVDESKVLINV, from the coding sequence ATGGCAACCATTCTAAGAAAGACAGAAACTCTAAAGGATCCTGTAGCAATGAAAGATTTCCTTGGTGCCAAGGGACTCGTTTATGAATTCTATAAAACACCTGAAACTTTGGATCTCATCCTTGCTCAAAAGGGCTTAAATGATGCGGAAAAAGCAGAAGTCCTCTCCGGATTGGAATATCGATTTGACCAACTAAAGAAAGAACATGGTTATAAGGCCAATGATCTTGTTGTCCTGCATGACGAAGTTCCTGGAATCCAAGACATGTTAGCAAAATTTGACAAACTTCATATCCATACGGATGAAGAAGTCCGTTATATCATAGATGGAAGTGGGATTTTCGGATTCATCATTGATGGAGAAAGATTCGAAGTACATGTGAGTAAAGGTGATTTCATTTCGATCCCTGCCAATACCAACCACTGGTTTACCCTCGACAAAAACTTAAGAATCAAAGCAGTTCGTTATTTTAAAGACAATTCAGGATGGACTCCTGTTTATGTGGATGAATCAAAAGTTTTAATCAATGTTTGA
- the recJ gene encoding single-stranded-DNA-specific exonuclease RecJ has translation MHHVTKVHFGPLLSEVRTKVDSKRPLLRYLVDKREGLRNIHPKELLSSDFSCLHSPFSLPDLSMAVELLLSFVKDGKKILLYGDRDSDGVSSTCLLAFFLKSHPSFSSINLEVMVSSESDPYGLCKEALVKIKKAKPDLLVTLDFGSSQADEIEELTNTGIKVIVLDHHEVPVRIPTNCALVNPRRTDSLYPEKKICTAVLSFKLVSAILFRQSDEFGKVYKKIEFKEETGQNQITYFQNGIKLTNETFTSLSLDESSISPYPEDFATKVPVDEERKLFFYQCSKIPEFFSGLEEETDLAGIGTITDMMPLVGENRHFVKLALNSLTKLYVGDKKRKGLSELLKELKLSPQGVTTKDLGWSIGPVLNSAGRMGKTEEAVSLLLSETTTEAKTKAKQLLSINEERKERTKRNMDRVERYFLRKPERTSHELVFCYEPDMEPGVSGIVATRMVDTYKKPAIFLAPDNGDARGSIRSYGPENVLELLESLADHFLHFGGHPEAGGFSIKIDQIPAFESALYTAAKNWLSVDKDKPNVHSIDTDFTVLAEEIGERLLKEWKDLEPFGQGNPDIKLAIKNAKAIHLTPLSGGKHVRFHLIGSGSLKYMIWNKGEEFQKFMSEHGSFDLVGSLEENFYQGRTTLQFIVEWFGITAENPAVSI, from the coding sequence TTGCATCATGTAACCAAGGTTCACTTCGGGCCATTACTTTCCGAAGTTCGAACCAAAGTTGATTCCAAACGCCCCCTCTTACGTTACTTAGTCGATAAAAGAGAGGGCCTTCGCAACATTCACCCCAAAGAACTGCTAAGTTCTGACTTTTCTTGTTTGCATTCCCCCTTCTCCCTTCCCGATCTTTCTATGGCAGTAGAACTACTTCTCTCATTTGTGAAAGATGGAAAAAAAATCCTCCTCTATGGTGATAGGGATTCTGATGGAGTGAGTTCCACTTGTTTACTAGCATTCTTTTTAAAATCCCATCCAAGCTTTTCTTCCATCAATTTAGAAGTGATGGTTTCTTCCGAAAGTGATCCTTACGGACTTTGTAAAGAAGCCCTCGTAAAAATAAAAAAAGCAAAACCTGACCTTCTTGTGACACTGGACTTTGGCTCAAGCCAGGCCGATGAAATCGAAGAACTTACGAATACAGGAATTAAGGTAATTGTTCTTGACCACCATGAAGTTCCCGTTCGTATCCCAACAAACTGTGCTTTGGTGAATCCGAGAAGGACAGACTCCCTATACCCTGAAAAAAAAATCTGCACGGCAGTGCTTTCCTTTAAATTAGTATCTGCCATTTTATTCCGACAAAGTGATGAATTTGGAAAAGTTTATAAAAAAATTGAGTTTAAAGAAGAAACCGGACAAAACCAAATCACTTATTTTCAGAATGGAATCAAACTGACAAATGAAACTTTCACCTCACTATCATTAGATGAAAGTTCAATATCCCCTTACCCGGAGGACTTTGCCACGAAGGTCCCAGTGGATGAAGAAAGAAAACTTTTCTTTTACCAATGTTCCAAGATCCCTGAGTTTTTTTCTGGATTAGAAGAAGAAACAGACCTTGCCGGAATTGGAACCATTACCGATATGATGCCCCTTGTGGGTGAAAATAGGCATTTTGTCAAACTTGCCTTAAACTCGCTTACCAAACTCTATGTTGGTGATAAAAAAAGAAAAGGTTTATCGGAACTATTAAAAGAACTGAAACTAAGCCCCCAAGGTGTGACCACAAAAGATTTAGGTTGGTCGATAGGCCCCGTCCTAAATTCGGCAGGCCGAATGGGAAAAACGGAAGAAGCTGTTTCTTTATTATTATCGGAAACAACTACAGAGGCAAAAACAAAGGCCAAACAACTCCTTTCCATCAATGAAGAAAGAAAAGAAAGAACCAAACGCAATATGGACCGCGTCGAACGTTATTTTCTAAGAAAACCAGAAAGAACCTCGCACGAACTTGTGTTTTGTTATGAACCAGATATGGAACCTGGGGTCAGCGGAATTGTAGCCACAAGGATGGTGGATACTTATAAAAAACCTGCCATTTTTCTTGCACCTGACAATGGTGATGCGAGAGGAAGCATTCGTTCCTATGGCCCCGAAAATGTATTAGAACTATTAGAATCTCTCGCCGACCATTTTCTACACTTCGGTGGGCACCCGGAAGCGGGAGGGTTTTCTATCAAAATCGATCAAATCCCGGCCTTTGAATCGGCATTGTATACGGCTGCTAAAAATTGGCTTTCTGTTGACAAAGATAAACCAAATGTCCATTCCATTGATACGGATTTTACTGTTCTCGCCGAAGAAATCGGAGAAAGGTTACTCAAGGAATGGAAAGACCTCGAACCCTTTGGCCAAGGAAATCCAGATATCAAACTTGCGATTAAAAATGCAAAGGCAATCCACCTAACTCCACTCAGTGGAGGAAAACATGTTCGATTCCATTTGATTGGGAGTGGTTCCTTAAAGTATATGATTTGGAACAAGGGTGAAGAATTCCAAAAGTTTATGTCAGAACATGGAAGTTTTGATTTGGTAGGAAGTTTGGAAGAGAATTTTTACCAAGGAAGGACCACTCTTCAATTTATCGTCGAGTGGTTTGGAATCACGGCAGAGAACCCTGCTGTATCAATCTAA
- a CDS encoding bactofilin family protein translates to MKDESIDTIISDDITFRGTLSFNQTLKIKGQFKGTITSQGKLIIDETGDVEADVEVGSLVVQGNLKGNVDAKEKVELKKNGKVVGDIKTPGLEVEFGSKIIGNCIM, encoded by the coding sequence ATGAAAGACGAATCTATAGACACCATCATTAGCGACGACATTACGTTTCGCGGAACCCTTTCCTTCAACCAAACACTAAAAATCAAAGGTCAGTTCAAAGGCACAATCACTTCTCAAGGCAAACTCATCATTGATGAAACAGGTGACGTAGAAGCCGATGTGGAAGTAGGAAGCCTTGTGGTGCAAGGAAACCTAAAAGGAAACGTTGATGCAAAAGAAAAGGTAGAACTGAAAAAAAATGGTAAGGTCGTTGGAGATATCAAAACACCGGGACTCGAAGTAGAATTCGGTTCCAAAATTATTGGCAATTGCATCATGTAA